In Microbacterium sp. SLBN-146, one genomic interval encodes:
- a CDS encoding inositol-3-phosphate synthase, with protein sequence MQDESKPQDLGRIGAWFVGARGSLATTAATGLHAMARGIVEPWGLTTVDERFTDVPFTPFADIVIGGHDISTTPLVEKATALASGGMFPRALVEAVAADLHETDADIRPARVGGPTQQDDIDRAASDIAAFRDRHGLRLVVVVDVSSTEPLPADHPAFHSEDALREALSTPGATVLPASSLAAAAAIQAGAAYAGFTPSAGLTLPVLQARAVAAGLPFAGQDGKTGETLLRTVLAPMFTARGLKVLSWAGANLLGGGDGATLADPEAVRSKLASKNRGLHALVGDDVVAPLHIDNVPDLGDIKTAWDHVHAVGFLGSRITLQTTWSAYDSTLAAPLVLDLVRSLALATDAGQAGAVAELGCFFKDPWGSDVHAFAEQTAQFVSWVERTGVFATARMTAARGASERQPIAAR encoded by the coding sequence ATGCAAGATGAGTCAAAACCCCAGGATCTCGGCCGCATCGGCGCCTGGTTCGTCGGCGCACGAGGGTCGCTCGCGACGACCGCCGCGACGGGACTTCACGCGATGGCGCGCGGCATCGTGGAGCCGTGGGGTCTCACGACCGTCGACGAACGCTTCACCGATGTGCCGTTCACCCCGTTCGCCGACATCGTCATCGGCGGCCACGACATATCCACGACGCCCCTCGTCGAGAAGGCGACGGCACTCGCGTCGGGCGGAATGTTCCCCCGCGCGCTCGTCGAGGCCGTCGCCGCCGATCTCCACGAGACGGATGCCGACATCCGGCCCGCTCGCGTGGGCGGACCGACCCAACAGGACGACATCGACCGCGCAGCATCCGACATCGCCGCCTTCCGCGACCGGCACGGGCTGCGGCTCGTCGTCGTCGTCGACGTCTCATCGACAGAACCCCTCCCCGCCGACCACCCCGCCTTCCACTCCGAGGATGCTCTCCGCGAAGCGCTCTCGACGCCGGGCGCGACGGTCCTCCCGGCCAGCTCCCTCGCTGCCGCAGCGGCGATCCAGGCCGGCGCAGCGTACGCGGGATTCACGCCCTCGGCGGGCCTCACCCTTCCCGTCCTCCAGGCTCGTGCCGTCGCGGCAGGCCTCCCGTTCGCGGGCCAGGACGGCAAGACGGGCGAGACGCTCCTCCGCACGGTGCTGGCTCCCATGTTCACAGCACGCGGACTCAAGGTGCTCTCGTGGGCCGGCGCCAACCTGCTCGGCGGCGGTGACGGCGCGACCCTCGCCGACCCCGAAGCGGTGCGGTCGAAGCTCGCCTCCAAGAACCGGGGCCTCCACGCCCTCGTCGGCGACGACGTCGTCGCGCCCCTCCACATCGACAACGTCCCCGATCTCGGCGACATCAAGACGGCGTGGGACCACGTCCACGCCGTCGGGTTCCTCGGGAGCCGGATCACGCTGCAGACGACGTGGAGCGCCTACGACTCGACGCTCGCCGCCCCGCTCGTGCTCGATCTCGTGCGCAGTCTCGCCCTCGCGACGGATGCCGGTCAGGCCGGTGCCGTCGCAGAGCTCGGGTGCTTCTTCAAGGACCCGTGGGGCAGCGACGTGCACGCGTTCGCCGAGCAGACCGCTCAGTTCGTGAGCTGGGTGGAGCGCACGGGAGTCTTCGCGACGGCTCGCATGACGGCGGCGCGGGGGGCGTCGGAACGACAGCCGATCGCAGCGCGATGA
- a CDS encoding EboA domain-containing protein gives MTTDAWVLGYGTNGFADHTLDDALDVIQGCGYRAVALTLGHPHLDPFADDWRTRTEELAADLRARGLRVVVETGTRYLLDPWHKHRPTLVDRDAEPRMAFLARAIEIAAVLDADCVSLWSGVVPDDDVDDDTAWTLLVERLAALVPIAEERGVTLSIEPEPGMLVETVSDALRLRDEVGAPASVGITVDLGHCVAVEPEGVVGALRQAGKLLRNVQVDDMKPGVHEHLELGTGDLDLVAAIETLREIGYTGVAAVELPRHSHDAPRLAGASIAAWDAAARAAMPARHPWTVEAVASVTADPTRAPRLFAEAGRAVGRDPLSPDDPHGYAGTTDDAARAALVEALHAGGADPSVVRALYEYGDNAERRGVLRGFDALADADLTPAWRETGLDLARDALRTNDPALVASAMGAFTARHLDDHGWRHGVLKLVFMGVPLSIVRGLDERRDAELAAMASRYAEERRAAGRSIPDDIRLIDTVPQE, from the coding sequence ATGACCACCGACGCCTGGGTCCTGGGGTACGGGACGAACGGCTTCGCCGACCACACGCTGGATGACGCCCTGGACGTCATCCAGGGGTGCGGCTACCGCGCGGTCGCTCTCACGCTCGGCCATCCGCACCTCGATCCCTTCGCCGATGACTGGCGCACGCGCACCGAAGAGCTCGCGGCCGATCTCCGGGCGCGCGGCCTGCGGGTCGTCGTCGAGACCGGCACCCGTTACCTCCTCGACCCGTGGCACAAGCACCGGCCGACGCTCGTCGACCGCGATGCCGAGCCCCGGATGGCGTTCCTCGCTCGCGCGATCGAGATCGCCGCAGTGCTCGATGCGGACTGCGTCTCGCTGTGGAGCGGCGTCGTGCCCGACGACGACGTCGACGACGACACCGCCTGGACGCTCCTCGTCGAGCGCCTCGCCGCCCTCGTTCCGATCGCGGAGGAGCGCGGCGTGACGCTGTCGATCGAACCCGAACCGGGGATGCTCGTCGAAACGGTGTCCGATGCACTGCGCCTTCGCGATGAGGTCGGGGCACCGGCATCCGTCGGCATCACGGTCGACCTCGGTCACTGCGTCGCCGTCGAACCCGAGGGCGTCGTCGGCGCACTCCGCCAGGCCGGCAAGCTTCTGCGCAACGTGCAGGTCGACGACATGAAGCCCGGCGTCCACGAGCACCTCGAGCTCGGAACGGGCGATCTCGACCTCGTCGCGGCGATCGAGACCCTGCGCGAGATCGGCTACACGGGGGTCGCCGCCGTCGAACTCCCCCGCCACTCGCACGACGCGCCCCGCCTCGCGGGCGCGAGCATCGCCGCGTGGGATGCCGCGGCCCGCGCCGCGATGCCGGCCCGGCATCCGTGGACGGTCGAGGCCGTCGCATCCGTGACCGCCGACCCGACGCGCGCACCGCGGCTGTTCGCGGAGGCCGGCCGCGCCGTCGGCCGCGATCCGCTCTCCCCTGACGACCCGCACGGGTACGCCGGCACGACCGACGACGCCGCCCGCGCCGCGCTCGTCGAGGCCCTCCACGCGGGCGGCGCCGATCCGTCGGTCGTGCGGGCGCTCTACGAGTACGGCGACAACGCCGAGCGCCGGGGCGTGCTGCGCGGATTCGACGCGCTCGCCGACGCGGACCTCACCCCCGCATGGCGCGAGACGGGCCTCGATCTCGCTCGCGACGCGCTCCGCACGAACGACCCGGCGCTCGTCGCCTCGGCAATGGGAGCGTTCACGGCGCGGCACCTCGACGACCACGGCTGGCGCCATGGAGTGCTGAAGCTCGTATTCATGGGCGTCCCGCTCTCGATCGTCCGCGGACTCGACGAGCGCCGCGACGCAGAGCTGGCCGCCATGGCCTCGCGATACGCCGAGGAGCGGCGTGCGGCGGGTCGCAGCATCCCCGACGACATCCGACTCATCGACACCGTTCCCCAGGAGTGA
- the eboE gene encoding metabolite traffic protein EboE, which yields MELSYCTNVHPAEDLEGIIAQLDLHAGPIRRAAGLDTLGVGLWIPAETAAQLATDADARERLRAALDRNGLTFRTINAFPYRGFHDDVVKLAVYRPDWTTAERLRYTMDCATLLAYLLPEGGQGGEGGDGSISTLPLGWRTEWDAAADAAAEAQLARLVAHLLELRARTGRVIRVGIEPEPGCILDDVADVAAWLGARPHLVADGLLGLCLDTCHLAVSFADPGEAVGIATASGVRIVKVQASVALELPDPSLPGAADALAPFAEARYVHQVRARGHASDARTWAADDLGDVLAPDAAWPTDRPWRVHVHIPLHATPAPPLRATTEVLLAAVSAVLDAPHGDEAHLDVETYTWTVLPASLRPPTLVEGIAAELSWARDHLAHALESRVGAVAS from the coding sequence ATGGAGCTGTCGTACTGCACGAACGTCCATCCCGCGGAAGACCTCGAGGGGATCATCGCGCAGCTCGATCTGCACGCGGGTCCCATCCGGCGGGCCGCGGGCCTCGACACCCTCGGCGTGGGGCTGTGGATCCCCGCCGAGACGGCTGCGCAGCTCGCGACCGACGCCGATGCCCGCGAGCGCCTCCGCGCCGCGCTCGACCGGAACGGACTTACCTTCCGCACGATCAACGCCTTCCCGTACCGCGGTTTCCACGACGACGTCGTGAAGCTCGCGGTCTACCGTCCCGATTGGACGACGGCCGAGCGCCTCCGCTACACGATGGACTGCGCGACGCTACTCGCCTATCTCCTTCCCGAGGGCGGCCAGGGCGGCGAGGGCGGCGACGGGAGCATCTCGACGCTGCCCCTCGGATGGCGGACGGAGTGGGATGCCGCGGCCGACGCCGCCGCCGAGGCGCAGCTCGCACGGCTCGTGGCGCATCTCCTCGAGCTCCGCGCCCGCACGGGCCGGGTGATCCGAGTGGGGATCGAGCCGGAGCCGGGGTGCATCCTCGACGACGTCGCCGATGTCGCAGCGTGGCTCGGCGCCCGCCCCCACCTCGTCGCGGACGGACTCCTCGGGCTCTGTCTCGACACGTGCCATCTCGCCGTCTCCTTCGCCGACCCCGGCGAAGCGGTCGGCATCGCGACGGCGTCGGGCGTCCGGATCGTGAAGGTGCAGGCCTCCGTCGCCCTCGAGCTTCCCGACCCGAGCCTCCCCGGCGCCGCCGACGCGCTCGCCCCCTTCGCCGAAGCGCGCTACGTGCACCAGGTGCGGGCGCGCGGCCACGCGAGCGACGCCCGCACGTGGGCCGCCGACGACCTCGGTGACGTGCTGGCCCCGGATGCCGCGTGGCCGACCGACCGGCCGTGGCGGGTGCACGTGCACATCCCCCTCCACGCGACCCCCGCCCCTCCCCTCCGGGCGACGACCGAGGTGCTGCTCGCCGCCGTCTCGGCCGTCCTCGACGCACCGCACGGTGACGAAGCGCACCTCGACGTCGAGACGTACACGTGGACCGTCCTCCCGGCTTCTCTCCGTCCGCCGACCCTGGTCGAGGGGATCGCCGCCGAGCTGAGCTGGGCGCGCGATCACCTCGCACACGCCCTCGAATCCCGCGTCGGGGCGGTGGCGTCATGA
- a CDS encoding alkaline phosphatase family protein — MSRVLLLDVVGLTPRALASMPNLRALGDSGRTVGLETILPAVTCSVQSTILTGTMPREHGIVGNGWHFRDLGEPLLWRQHNRLVQGEKIWETARRRSPGFTATNVGWWYAMGATTDVTVTPRPIYHADGRKSPDAYVRPESLHDELTGAFGEFPLFQYWGPTASLASTEWIINATRGLLSGRFGPAASDLVMAYLPHLDYDLQRFGPTAPEADRAAAALDRALVPLIEDARAEGYTIVALSEYGIENADRPVDINRMLRREGLLEVYVQQGKEQLDPWTSRAFAVADHQVAHVYVPDSADIPRVADLLRGLEGVDEVLDREAQARYDLDHERSGELVVVAEPGAWFTYYYWLDDDRAPEFARGVDIHRKPGYDPAELFWNPADRLAKAKAAANLVKKKLGLRYAMSTVPLDPSCVRGTHGRLPDSTQDAPVLISSDATLLDDADDSIAAVDVRDLVLSALGSRAKVT; from the coding sequence ATGAGCCGCGTCCTCCTCCTCGACGTCGTCGGGCTGACGCCACGCGCACTGGCCTCGATGCCGAACCTGCGGGCACTCGGCGACAGCGGGCGCACCGTGGGGCTCGAGACGATCCTCCCCGCCGTCACGTGCAGCGTGCAGTCGACGATCCTCACGGGCACGATGCCCCGCGAGCACGGCATCGTCGGCAACGGCTGGCATTTCCGCGACCTCGGCGAGCCGCTCCTCTGGCGCCAGCACAACCGCCTCGTGCAGGGCGAGAAGATCTGGGAGACCGCCCGTCGCCGCTCGCCCGGGTTCACGGCCACCAACGTCGGCTGGTGGTACGCGATGGGCGCGACGACCGACGTCACGGTGACCCCGCGCCCGATCTACCACGCCGACGGACGCAAGAGCCCCGACGCGTACGTCCGGCCCGAGAGCCTCCACGACGAGCTCACGGGCGCCTTCGGCGAGTTCCCCCTCTTCCAGTACTGGGGGCCGACGGCATCCCTCGCATCGACGGAGTGGATCATCAACGCGACGCGCGGGCTCCTGTCGGGCCGCTTCGGGCCCGCGGCATCCGATCTCGTCATGGCGTACCTCCCCCACCTCGACTACGACCTCCAGCGTTTCGGACCGACCGCTCCCGAGGCCGACCGCGCCGCCGCCGCGCTCGATCGCGCACTCGTGCCGCTCATCGAGGACGCACGCGCGGAGGGTTACACGATCGTCGCGCTCAGCGAGTACGGCATCGAGAACGCCGATCGCCCCGTCGACATCAACCGGATGCTGCGCCGCGAAGGCCTGCTCGAGGTGTACGTGCAGCAGGGGAAGGAACAGCTCGACCCGTGGACGTCCCGCGCGTTCGCCGTCGCCGACCACCAGGTCGCGCACGTGTACGTGCCCGACAGCGCCGACATCCCCCGTGTGGCCGACCTGCTGCGCGGCCTCGAGGGCGTCGACGAAGTGCTCGACCGTGAAGCGCAGGCGCGGTACGACCTCGACCACGAACGCTCCGGCGAGCTCGTCGTCGTCGCGGAACCCGGCGCATGGTTCACCTACTACTACTGGCTCGATGACGACCGCGCGCCCGAGTTCGCGCGCGGCGTCGACATCCACCGGAAGCCGGGATACGACCCCGCGGAGCTCTTCTGGAACCCGGCCGACCGCCTCGCGAAGGCGAAGGCCGCGGCGAACCTCGTGAAGAAGAAGCTCGGCCTGCGTTACGCGATGTCGACCGTTCCCCTCGATCCGTCGTGCGTCCGCGGGACGCACGGGCGTCTTCCGGATTCGACGCAGGACGCTCCCGTGCTGATCTCCTCCGACGCGACCCTCCTCGACGACGCGGACGACAGCATCGCCGCGGTCGACGTGCGCGACCTCGTGCTGTCGGCTCTCGGGAGTCGGGCTAAAGTGACCTGA
- a CDS encoding alpha-L-fucosidase, which translates to MAMFVDDPVRPPLYRRFERPVPSWYDDAKLGIFVHWGPYSVPAWAEPIGALGTVDDDAYWFAHNPYAEWYFNTIRIAGSPAALHHAERFGGAPYDDLLDAWRAERFDAGAMLDLVARSGARYVVPTTKHHDGVTLWDAPGTGDRNTVRRGPRRDLVEEFRTAAESRGIRFGVYYSGGLDWHAAPTRAIAGPIEGDLVPRGRAYADYAFDQVADLIERYRPALLWGDIDWPDAGKEPGGKSLVELFAAYYERVPDGVVNDRFGLTHWDFRTSEYAQGARSEGAEKWENTRGIGFSFGYNRIEDAATSMTGPEAVRHFVDVVSRGGNLLLNIGPTAAGDVPASQRSTLEHLGAWNDLHGEAVFGSRPLDPAIAVASDEPFVRWTTTPGWAHAFASAEPGARVPLRMDTARLDIEGARLVGPGRVGVEDGVLVVSSEEPDACIRVSLPIRGGTVSR; encoded by the coding sequence GACGACCCCGTCCGTCCTCCTCTGTACCGGCGATTCGAGCGCCCCGTCCCGTCGTGGTACGACGACGCGAAGCTCGGGATCTTCGTGCACTGGGGACCGTATTCGGTGCCGGCGTGGGCCGAGCCGATCGGAGCGCTCGGCACGGTCGACGACGATGCCTACTGGTTCGCCCACAACCCCTACGCCGAGTGGTACTTCAACACCATCCGCATCGCCGGGAGTCCCGCAGCGCTCCACCACGCCGAACGATTCGGTGGGGCGCCGTACGACGACCTCCTCGACGCGTGGCGTGCCGAGCGGTTCGACGCGGGCGCCATGCTCGACCTCGTCGCGCGCAGCGGAGCGCGCTACGTCGTGCCGACGACGAAGCACCACGACGGTGTCACGCTGTGGGATGCGCCCGGCACGGGCGACCGCAATACGGTGCGCCGCGGTCCGCGCCGCGACCTCGTCGAGGAGTTCCGCACCGCGGCGGAGAGCCGCGGCATCCGGTTCGGCGTGTACTACTCGGGAGGTCTCGATTGGCATGCGGCGCCGACGCGAGCGATCGCGGGTCCGATCGAGGGTGACCTCGTGCCCCGCGGACGCGCGTACGCCGACTACGCCTTCGATCAGGTCGCCGACCTCATCGAGCGGTATCGGCCGGCGCTCCTGTGGGGCGACATCGATTGGCCGGATGCCGGGAAAGAGCCGGGCGGCAAGAGTCTCGTCGAGCTTTTCGCGGCCTACTACGAGCGCGTGCCGGACGGGGTCGTGAACGACAGATTCGGGCTCACGCACTGGGACTTCCGCACAAGCGAGTACGCACAGGGTGCGCGCAGCGAGGGTGCGGAGAAGTGGGAGAACACGCGCGGCATCGGGTTCTCGTTCGGATACAACCGGATCGAGGATGCCGCGACGTCGATGACGGGACCCGAGGCGGTCCGACACTTCGTCGACGTCGTCTCCCGCGGAGGCAACCTCCTGCTGAACATCGGGCCGACGGCAGCGGGAGACGTCCCCGCATCCCAGCGGAGCACGCTCGAGCATCTGGGCGCCTGGAACGACCTGCACGGAGAAGCGGTCTTCGGTTCGCGCCCCCTCGATCCGGCGATCGCGGTGGCCTCGGACGAACCGTTCGTGCGGTGGACGACGACCCCCGGCTGGGCGCACGCGTTCGCCTCCGCCGAGCCCGGGGCCCGCGTGCCGCTGCGGATGGACACTGCGCGGCTCGACATCGAGGGCGCCCGTCTTGTCGGCCCCGGCCGCGTGGGCGTCGAGGACGGCGTGCTCGTCGTGTCGTCGGAGGAGCCGGACGCGTGCATCCGCGTCAGCCTGCCGATCCGCGGCGGAACCGTCAGCCGGTGA
- a CDS encoding SCO3242 family prenyltransferase, which yields MTRVGDLLDLVRAPAALTALGDPLVGAVSARGAVGGRAVPLAAASACLYAAGMALNDYSDADLDAVERPERPIPSGRVSRATALGLGAALTAAGVGFAFLAGRAAGVTALGLAASVWTYDLAAKASPAGPAVMAVCRGLNVVMGAAGPGWRGGLFPAGLMAAHTAAVTLMSRGEVNGTTVPVAAATATAMGATAVAVSFGAVPFGAATPAALLGAAGYAAAVLPAQIDAVRSPDAATARTATRAGIRGMVPLQLALAARAGSTAVTAALLAIGGLLGILGRARTKGDVT from the coding sequence ATGACGCGCGTCGGCGACCTCCTCGACCTCGTCCGCGCACCCGCAGCCCTCACGGCGCTCGGCGATCCGCTCGTCGGTGCCGTTTCGGCCCGGGGTGCCGTCGGCGGCCGCGCCGTGCCCCTCGCGGCCGCGTCGGCGTGCCTGTACGCCGCGGGCATGGCGCTCAACGACTACTCCGATGCCGACCTCGACGCCGTCGAACGACCCGAGCGCCCGATCCCCTCGGGCCGCGTCTCACGTGCGACGGCCCTCGGTCTCGGCGCGGCGCTCACCGCCGCCGGCGTCGGATTCGCCTTCCTCGCGGGCAGGGCGGCCGGCGTCACGGCGCTCGGCCTCGCGGCATCCGTCTGGACCTACGACCTCGCCGCGAAGGCGTCTCCCGCGGGCCCCGCCGTCATGGCCGTCTGCCGCGGGCTGAACGTCGTGATGGGGGCGGCCGGTCCGGGATGGCGCGGGGGCCTCTTCCCCGCGGGACTCATGGCCGCCCACACCGCAGCCGTGACCCTCATGTCGCGCGGCGAGGTGAACGGGACCACCGTTCCCGTCGCCGCAGCCACGGCAACCGCGATGGGCGCGACCGCGGTGGCTGTGTCTTTCGGTGCTGTGCCGTTCGGTGCGGCGACCCCCGCTGCCCTCCTCGGCGCGGCAGGGTACGCCGCGGCCGTGCTCCCCGCGCAGATCGACGCCGTCCGCAGTCCCGATGCTGCCACGGCGCGCACCGCGACGCGCGCCGGGATCCGCGGCATGGTGCCGCTCCAACTCGCGCTCGCCGCGCGCGCGGGGTCGACGGCGGTGACAGCGGCGCTCCTCGCGATCGGAGGGCTCCTCGGGATCCTCGGTCGCGCTCGCACGAAGGGAGACGTCACATGA
- a CDS encoding TatD family hydrolase, which yields MRIFDPHIHMTSRTTDDYESMYAAGVRALVEPAFWLGQPRTHVGSFLDYFDALLGWERFRASQFGIRHHSTIALNPKEANDARCREVMGHLPRYLAKDGVVAVGETGYDSMTPEEDDVLRQHLALAIEFALPALVHTPHRDKVTGTRRTLDVVAESGLPFGMVLVDHLNETCVDMVAEAGAWMGFSIYPDTKMDEHRVVAIMQRLGLDRIIVNSAADWGRSDPLKTAKTGYAMLEAGFTEDDVDRVLWRNPVEFYGQSGRLDLTPVPGFEPAQQGPDTFEGNSVLRGMASRREA from the coding sequence ATGCGCATCTTCGATCCGCACATCCACATGACGTCGCGCACGACGGACGACTACGAGTCGATGTACGCCGCGGGCGTCCGCGCGCTCGTCGAGCCGGCCTTCTGGCTCGGCCAGCCCCGCACGCACGTCGGCTCGTTCCTCGACTACTTCGACGCCCTGCTGGGGTGGGAGAGGTTCCGCGCGTCGCAGTTCGGGATCCGCCACCACTCCACGATCGCGCTCAACCCCAAGGAGGCGAACGACGCCCGCTGCCGCGAGGTCATGGGCCACCTCCCCCGCTACCTCGCGAAGGACGGCGTCGTCGCCGTCGGCGAGACGGGGTACGACTCGATGACGCCGGAGGAGGACGACGTGCTGCGTCAGCACCTCGCCCTCGCGATCGAGTTCGCGCTACCCGCCCTCGTGCACACGCCGCATCGCGACAAGGTGACCGGCACGCGCCGCACACTCGACGTCGTCGCCGAATCGGGACTGCCGTTCGGGATGGTCCTCGTCGATCACCTCAACGAGACGTGCGTCGACATGGTCGCCGAGGCGGGCGCCTGGATGGGCTTCTCGATCTACCCCGACACGAAGATGGACGAGCATCGCGTCGTCGCGATCATGCAGCGCCTGGGCCTCGACCGCATCATCGTCAACTCCGCCGCCGACTGGGGCCGGTCGGATCCCCTCAAGACCGCGAAGACCGGATACGCGATGCTCGAGGCCGGCTTCACCGAGGACGACGTCGATCGTGTGCTGTGGCGCAACCCCGTCGAGTTCTACGGCCAGTCGGGACGCCTCGACCTCACGCCCGTACCGGGTTTCGAGCCGGCGCAGCAGGGCCCCGACACGTTCGAGGGCAATTCGGTGCTGCGCGGCATGGCGTCGCGGAGGGAGGCGTGA